A genomic stretch from Melospiza georgiana isolate bMelGeo1 chromosome 29, bMelGeo1.pri, whole genome shotgun sequence includes:
- the LOC131094393 gene encoding LOW QUALITY PROTEIN: zinc finger protein 551-like (The sequence of the model RefSeq protein was modified relative to this genomic sequence to represent the inferred CDS: substituted 2 bases at 2 genomic stop codons), with the protein LKCGKSFSWRSCLLHHQMIHTGEKLYECPECGKGFRDSPQFIIHHCIHTGERPCECWECGXNFLQSSHLTSHQKIHTGERPYECSECGKSKGFKHNSHLTRHRRIHNGERPYECPECGKSFRWNYKLIEHQRTHTGERPYECGECGMSFSRSSHLTSHQRTHTGERPYECGECGQSFRQSSSLISHQRTHTGERPHECGECGKSFRGSSDLIKHQRIHTGEXPYECGECGKSFRDHDTLIRHQKIHTRERSYECSECGNRFRLNSHLLLHNLSHTEERPFFCPECGKGFKYNCQLITHQCIHTGERPYKCGECGKSFSQSSHLPRHQYSHR; encoded by the exons ttgaagtgtgggaagagcttcagctggAGGTCCTGCCTGCTTCAccaccagatgatccacactggggagaagctCTACGAGTGTCCTGAGTGTGGAAAGGGCTTCAGAGACAGCCCCCAGTTCATCATCCACCATTGCATCCACACCGGGGAGCGGCCCTGTGAGTGCTGGGAATGTGGCTAGAACTTCCTCCAGAGCTCCCACCTGACCTCCCACCAGaagatccacactggggagaggccctacgagtgttcCGAGTGTGGGAAATC gaagggcttcaagcacaactccCACCTCACCAggcaccggcgcatccacaacggggagaggccctacgagtgcccggagtgtgggaagag cttcaggtggAACTACAAGCTCATCGAgcaccagaggacccacactggggaacggccctacgagtgtggggagtgtgggatgAGCTTCAGCCGGAGCTCCCACCTGACCAGCCACCAGAGGACCCatactggggagaggccctacgagtgtggggagtgtggacagagcttcaggcagagctccagcctgatcAGCCACCAGAGAACCCACACTGGAGAACGGCCCCatgagtgtggggagtgtgggaagagcttcaggggGAGCTCTGACCTGATCaagcaccagaggatccacactggggaatgaccctacgagtgtggggaatgtgggaagagctttagGGACCATGACACCCTGATCAGGCACCAAAAGATCCACACTAGGGAGAGGTCTTATGAGTGTTCTGAGTGTGGGAACAGATTTCGGTTAAactcccatctcctcctgcacAATCTGagtcacacagaggagaggcccttcttctgccctgagtgtgggaagggATTTAAGTACAACTGCCAACTCATCACCCACCAGTGCATCCACACAGGGGAGAGACCCTACAAGTGTGgagaatgtgggaagagcttctcacaGAGCTCTCATTTGCCCCGACACCAATACAGCCACCGGTAA